The proteins below come from a single Candidatus Eisenbacteria bacterium genomic window:
- a CDS encoding GNVR domain-containing protein — protein MADRSLPHRESESEQIVASLRTVYRTRRPLLLACVLGVVLPVLAFNELATPVFEAESSLVFEELTTPVASDLTTEAAREYQLFNRIEEMNSLAFAEDIARALPDSLRERIPPPKDEEARKLGDPIEHAGVFLHEGLRASPLRNTNVVRVRARTNDAELSMAVANLAPLVLEERGFRIRREGAKGLKSYVDDQLSSSKARLQESEEQLRNYKQSRGVSSLEGESAETLRKLTEAEIAFNTTRADRRAAEQRLAAVRQTVTSQRGQLVPSVTNTSARATQGLKEKLVVMEGQYAQLSVQGYSPDHPRMSQLRQEIAEGKRTLAEEATRVAKTGSTGDPIGNIEVLNQEAQTLQLQVQSLRARENALSRAVGQYRGMLSRLPGMEIELARLTRERDANHKTYTSLLDNRETIRGALANQVPNSRVVDWAQLPEDPIFPQKPLNLALGLALGLMLGTGIGLHLESGRSNLRNMLAFEDQMGWEVLARVPASKIGSSGRLSSLAKKDWDASENDSRRALVSHSDPASAAGEAYFMLRTRLELLGLGTKYRSLMVTSTAPRDGKSSTLCNLAATFGAAGRSALVVDAELRRPVIHRYFGVNQWPGLSDILVARTGNGNHPHGYVTSPGSGNGNGSRSSELFQPTGVDGVTVLACGKRVSEIEWESTRPLLGPLLQELRTEYDVLLVDSAPPTLVHDTLALCSLVDAVVVVVNTANYDTQRLLETKRLLERAGANIIGCVINRVEPYGTYSYYYDRRYSPREPGDSPLTSRA, from the coding sequence ATGGCTGATCGATCCCTGCCACACCGAGAGAGCGAGAGCGAGCAGATCGTCGCTTCGCTCCGGACCGTCTACCGCACCCGGAGGCCGCTCCTCCTGGCCTGCGTCCTCGGGGTGGTGCTCCCGGTTCTCGCGTTCAACGAGCTCGCCACGCCCGTGTTCGAGGCGGAGTCGAGCCTCGTCTTCGAGGAGCTGACGACTCCCGTCGCGAGCGATCTCACGACGGAGGCGGCGCGTGAGTACCAGCTCTTCAACCGGATCGAGGAGATGAACAGCCTCGCGTTCGCCGAGGACATCGCGAGGGCCCTCCCCGACAGCCTCCGGGAGCGGATCCCGCCTCCGAAGGACGAGGAGGCACGAAAGCTGGGGGATCCCATCGAGCACGCGGGCGTGTTCCTGCACGAGGGACTTCGGGCCTCTCCGCTCCGCAACACGAACGTCGTCCGCGTGCGCGCGCGCACGAACGACGCCGAGCTCAGCATGGCGGTCGCGAATCTCGCGCCCCTGGTGCTCGAGGAGCGCGGGTTCCGGATCCGTCGCGAGGGCGCCAAGGGCCTCAAGAGCTACGTCGACGACCAGCTCTCCAGCTCCAAGGCGCGCTTGCAGGAGTCCGAGGAGCAGCTCCGCAATTACAAGCAGTCTCGGGGGGTCAGCTCCCTCGAGGGCGAGTCGGCGGAGACGCTCCGCAAGCTCACGGAAGCCGAGATCGCCTTCAACACGACGCGGGCCGACCGGCGCGCGGCCGAGCAGAGACTCGCGGCCGTCCGCCAGACGGTCACCTCCCAGCGGGGACAGCTGGTCCCCTCGGTCACGAACACCTCCGCGCGAGCCACCCAGGGGCTGAAGGAGAAGCTCGTCGTCATGGAGGGCCAGTACGCCCAGCTCTCGGTCCAGGGCTATTCCCCGGACCACCCGCGGATGAGCCAGCTCCGGCAGGAGATCGCGGAGGGAAAGAGGACGCTCGCCGAGGAAGCCACCCGCGTCGCGAAGACCGGCAGCACCGGCGATCCGATCGGGAACATCGAGGTGCTGAACCAGGAGGCCCAGACGCTTCAGCTCCAGGTCCAGAGCCTGCGGGCGCGCGAGAACGCGCTGTCGCGGGCGGTGGGACAGTACCGCGGCATGCTGAGCCGGCTCCCGGGTATGGAGATCGAGCTGGCTCGCCTCACGCGGGAGCGGGACGCCAACCACAAGACCTACACGTCGCTCCTCGACAACCGGGAGACGATTCGCGGCGCCCTGGCGAACCAGGTGCCGAACAGCCGCGTCGTCGACTGGGCGCAGCTTCCCGAGGACCCGATCTTCCCTCAGAAGCCGCTCAATCTGGCGCTCGGGCTCGCCCTGGGCCTCATGCTCGGGACGGGAATCGGACTCCATCTCGAGTCCGGACGGTCGAACCTCCGCAACATGCTCGCGTTCGAGGACCAGATGGGGTGGGAAGTCCTCGCCCGCGTGCCGGCTTCCAAGATCGGCTCCTCGGGACGGCTCTCGAGTCTGGCAAAGAAGGACTGGGACGCGTCGGAGAACGACTCCCGCCGCGCGCTCGTGTCGCACTCCGATCCCGCTTCGGCGGCGGGCGAAGCGTATTTCATGCTCCGGACGCGGCTCGAGCTGCTCGGACTGGGCACGAAGTATCGCTCCCTCATGGTGACCAGCACGGCGCCTCGGGACGGAAAGTCGAGCACGCTCTGCAACCTGGCCGCGACCTTCGGCGCCGCCGGGCGCTCGGCGCTCGTCGTGGACGCCGAGCTTCGACGTCCGGTGATCCACCGCTACTTCGGCGTGAACCAGTGGCCGGGACTGAGCGACATCCTGGTCGCGCGAACCGGCAACGGAAACCATCCACACGGGTACGTCACGTCGCCCGGCTCCGGGAACGGCAACGGCAGCAGAAGCTCCGAGCTCTTCCAGCCGACCGGCGTGGATGGAGTGACGGTGCTCGCCTGCGGCAAGCGCGTGAGCGAGATCGAGTGGGAGAGCACGCGTCCGCTCCTCGGTCCCCTGCTCCAGGAGCTCCGGACCGAGTACGACGTCCTGCTCGTGGACTCGGCTCCGCCGACACTCGTCCACGACACGCTCGCGCTCTGCTCGCTCGTCGACGCGGTCGTGGTCGTGGTCAACACGGCGAACTACGACACGCAGCGACTCCTGGAGACGAAGCGCCTCCTCGAGCGGGCGGGCGCGAACATCATCGGCTGCGTGATCAACCGGGTCGAGCCGTACGGAACCTATTCCTACTATTACGATCGGCGGTACAGCCCGAGGGAGCCCGGAGACTCTCCGCTCACGTCGCGGGCCTGA
- a CDS encoding polysaccharide deacetylase family protein, with the protein MRLAFVTSRYPPESSPAAKRAAALTGALTGRGHHVTVLTQMPNYPDPAAYGAEKSRATEIMRDASGNVIWRFPPKVASKDDFVRRLAWEARFAYLASSTRKLHSNLDGVIASMPFVLNSLAARSFRIPMWLDLRDLTWEYARFVGRVPFQRLGVGALRAVALSAFRAAQGISTTSESQRRYLIENGVQASRVHFVPNGVSGELLQELERRSAASSSNADGRRVRLVYAGLLGYIQGIGFAADAVANGGSGDVELHVYGDGVERSVLAERSLAPGYSSVKVHGFVPYEGYIEAITSADILLVTLRPEAESAMPSKILEYMGAGKPILFAGKGEGADAIHKAGSGLVVPYGDTARFQECLADLVRDPAARRQMGENGRAWVQRHRVREQVNAEWVDAIENAIEGRLASGGAMKRSRTLAATAVRGAGRAGFIRILERTLGGRPDRLAVLTYHRIAEPHARPRFAPGTLSATPAEFAEHVEFLARQCRVLGLEELLALLRRDRTLPPRAVLLTFDDAYVDFEEHAWPALKRAGLPVTLFVPTGYPDRPERSFWWDRLFQAIARSTATRVSTPVGAFEWSSFQDRVRCFRALRESVKEMPHEDAMDLVRQICSDLGKDHPTPAILGWSALRALAREGVSMGSHTRTHPMMDRIPIQDAREEIRGSIEDLERELGAAAPVFAYPAGRHNARLSRLLEESGVQLAFTTVPGVNDARRSDRLALRRVHVGARTGLAGLRAQILGLRPAT; encoded by the coding sequence GTGAGGCTCGCGTTCGTCACGTCGCGATACCCGCCGGAGTCCTCCCCGGCGGCCAAGCGTGCCGCCGCCCTGACGGGGGCGCTGACCGGGAGAGGGCACCACGTCACCGTGCTGACCCAGATGCCCAACTACCCCGATCCCGCGGCCTATGGCGCGGAGAAGAGTCGAGCCACCGAGATCATGCGGGACGCCTCGGGGAACGTGATCTGGAGATTTCCGCCCAAGGTCGCGTCCAAGGACGATTTCGTCCGGCGTCTGGCGTGGGAAGCGCGGTTCGCGTACCTCGCCTCGAGCACGCGCAAGCTCCACTCGAATCTCGACGGCGTGATCGCGTCGATGCCGTTCGTCCTCAATTCCCTGGCGGCTCGGTCGTTCCGGATCCCGATGTGGCTCGACCTGCGGGATCTCACGTGGGAGTACGCTCGGTTCGTGGGGCGCGTTCCGTTCCAGCGGCTCGGCGTCGGAGCGCTACGGGCCGTCGCGCTCTCCGCGTTTCGCGCCGCGCAGGGAATCTCGACCACGTCCGAGTCGCAGCGCCGGTACCTGATCGAGAACGGGGTCCAGGCCTCGAGGGTCCACTTCGTCCCGAACGGGGTGTCGGGGGAGCTGCTGCAGGAGCTCGAACGGAGGAGTGCCGCTTCCTCGTCGAACGCGGACGGCAGGCGCGTCCGCCTCGTCTACGCGGGCCTCCTTGGATACATCCAGGGTATCGGATTCGCGGCCGACGCCGTCGCGAACGGAGGATCCGGCGACGTGGAGCTCCACGTCTACGGCGACGGGGTCGAGCGATCCGTCCTCGCCGAACGATCCCTCGCCCCCGGGTACTCCAGCGTGAAGGTGCACGGTTTCGTTCCCTACGAGGGATACATCGAGGCGATCACGTCCGCCGACATCCTGCTGGTCACCCTTCGGCCCGAGGCGGAGAGCGCGATGCCCTCGAAGATCCTCGAGTACATGGGCGCCGGAAAGCCGATTCTCTTCGCGGGGAAGGGCGAGGGAGCCGACGCGATCCACAAGGCGGGCTCGGGACTCGTGGTGCCCTATGGGGACACCGCGCGGTTCCAGGAGTGCCTCGCGGATCTCGTGCGAGATCCCGCCGCTCGCCGCCAGATGGGCGAGAACGGCCGCGCGTGGGTTCAGCGCCACCGGGTTCGCGAGCAGGTCAACGCGGAGTGGGTCGACGCCATCGAGAACGCGATCGAGGGGCGTCTGGCGTCGGGGGGCGCCATGAAGCGCTCTCGAACGCTGGCCGCGACCGCGGTTCGCGGGGCCGGACGGGCCGGCTTCATTCGCATCCTGGAGCGAACGCTCGGAGGAAGGCCCGATCGCCTGGCGGTCCTCACGTATCACCGGATCGCCGAGCCGCACGCGCGACCCCGCTTCGCCCCCGGAACGCTGAGCGCGACCCCCGCCGAGTTCGCCGAGCACGTGGAGTTCCTGGCGCGGCAGTGCCGGGTCCTCGGACTGGAGGAGCTCCTGGCCCTCCTCCGAAGGGACCGGACGCTCCCGCCGAGAGCGGTCCTCCTCACGTTCGACGACGCGTACGTGGACTTCGAGGAGCATGCGTGGCCCGCGCTGAAGCGCGCGGGGCTTCCGGTGACGCTCTTCGTGCCCACCGGCTACCCGGACCGTCCGGAACGCTCGTTCTGGTGGGACCGCCTCTTCCAGGCGATCGCGAGGTCGACCGCGACGCGCGTCTCGACACCCGTCGGGGCGTTCGAGTGGTCTTCCTTCCAGGACCGCGTGCGCTGCTTCCGAGCGCTCCGAGAATCGGTGAAGGAGATGCCTCACGAGGACGCGATGGACCTCGTCCGGCAGATCTGCAGCGATCTGGGGAAGGACCACCCCACGCCCGCCATCCTCGGCTGGAGCGCGCTCCGCGCGCTGGCCCGCGAGGGCGTGTCGATGGGATCCCACACGCGCACGCATCCGATGATGGACCGGATCCCGATCCAGGACGCTCGCGAGGAGATCCGGGGATCCATCGAGGATCTCGAGCGCGAGCTCGGAGCCGCCGCGCCGGTCTTCGCGTATCCCGCGGGTCGTCACAACGCCCGGCTGTCGCGCCTCCTGGAGGAATCGGGCGTCCAGCTGGCCTTCACGACGGTCCCAGGCGTGAACGATGCGCGCCGGAGCGATCGGTTGGCGCTACGGAGGGTCCACGTGGGCGCCCGTACGGGTCTGGCCGGACTCCGGGCTCAGATCCTCGGGCTCAGGCCCGCGACGTGA
- a CDS encoding glycosyltransferase, which translates to MTIGYITSRFPKLTETFVLYEIVAMERHGVATTLYPLLLEKQKVVHPEVESLNGRVVFHPFVSPAILAAVAHFARRRPGALWGALAEVLRGTWGSANFFVGAIGIFPKAVRMAYEMERKGVTHVHAHFANHPTVAALIVHRLTGIPFSFTAHGHDIHVERRMLREKVDAAAFAVMISEYNRRLVLDECPGTDAAKLRVLHCGADTALFAPEERPEDHGTLSIVCVGSFIEVKGHRHLVEACRLLRTRGTRVHCHLVGDGPGREALVAQVADAGLGGEVTLHGPLARPAVASLLRRCDVIVQPSVPTRRGSREGIPVSVMEGMACGLPAVASRISGIPELVDDGVNGFLVPPADPESLAGALEKLAHDPERRRRMGRAARAKVLESFDLSRNAARLADLIREVPRTAIPARAFGVSRREARA; encoded by the coding sequence GTGACGATCGGGTACATCACCTCGCGCTTCCCGAAACTGACCGAGACGTTCGTTCTCTACGAGATCGTCGCGATGGAGCGCCACGGAGTGGCAACCACCCTCTATCCGCTGCTCCTCGAGAAGCAGAAGGTGGTGCATCCGGAAGTGGAGTCCCTGAACGGCCGCGTCGTGTTCCACCCCTTCGTCTCGCCCGCGATCCTCGCGGCGGTCGCGCACTTCGCGCGGCGCCGTCCCGGCGCCCTCTGGGGAGCGCTTGCCGAGGTGCTCCGCGGCACGTGGGGCAGCGCGAACTTCTTCGTCGGCGCGATCGGGATCTTCCCCAAGGCGGTCCGGATGGCCTACGAAATGGAGCGGAAGGGCGTCACGCATGTCCACGCCCACTTCGCGAACCATCCGACCGTGGCCGCGCTGATCGTGCACCGGCTCACGGGAATCCCGTTCAGCTTCACCGCGCACGGCCACGACATCCATGTCGAGCGGCGCATGCTCCGCGAGAAGGTGGACGCCGCGGCGTTCGCCGTCATGATCTCCGAGTACAACCGCAGGCTCGTGCTCGACGAGTGTCCCGGGACGGACGCCGCCAAGCTGCGCGTCCTCCACTGCGGCGCGGACACCGCGCTCTTCGCTCCGGAGGAGCGCCCCGAGGATCACGGGACGCTCTCGATCGTCTGCGTCGGATCGTTCATCGAGGTGAAGGGCCACCGTCACCTCGTCGAGGCGTGCCGGCTCCTGCGTACCCGCGGCACGCGGGTCCACTGCCATCTCGTCGGCGACGGTCCCGGCAGGGAGGCGCTCGTCGCGCAGGTGGCCGATGCGGGGCTCGGCGGCGAGGTGACCCTGCACGGGCCGCTGGCCCGGCCCGCCGTCGCGAGCCTCCTCCGCCGGTGCGACGTGATCGTCCAGCCGAGCGTTCCCACGAGGCGAGGCTCCCGCGAGGGGATCCCCGTCTCGGTCATGGAAGGAATGGCGTGCGGCCTTCCCGCCGTCGCGAGCCGGATCTCGGGCATCCCCGAGCTCGTGGACGACGGAGTGAACGGATTCCTCGTGCCGCCGGCCGATCCCGAGTCGCTCGCCGGCGCCCTCGAGAAGCTCGCCCACGATCCGGAGCGGAGGCGGCGGATGGGGCGGGCCGCGCGAGCCAAGGTGCTCGAGTCCTTCGACCTCTCGCGAAACGCCGCGCGGCTCGCGGACCTGATTCGGGAGGTTCCACGCACGGCGATCCCGGCCCGGGCCTTCGGCGTGTCTCGCCGGGAGGCCCGGGCGTGA
- a CDS encoding O-antigen ligase family protein — translation MAVFTILALVAATAILIAPEGVALLGLAVLYLNFPGIAVTVHGLPSALAGASVLLLAGPLAVRLLRHEPLVVDRSVLLLFTFFGAVLLSTFVVQDVPEAIRWLTTFLLEGLLLYFVAVNLFRTPDRLRRALNVLVVCGAVLGGLTLYQEATRAYDRQFGGLAQRNLEFLLHEENMARDPFRPAQKIAVSNRAGGPVGEPNRYAQILLVLLPLAFFRARSEESRKVRIALLAGAALILAGVLLTYSRGGFVTVVVMAAILALTRTVRLRTLAWGAAALVLIVLVLAPGYVLRVATLQETPGLLEGTRESQSEEVMRSRLTEMLAAWSVFVDHPVVGVGPGQYAPVYSAEYMSDPDIAYKVIDRPRRAHNLYFELAAETGILGITTFLALVGWIQVKLWRAWRRLRDERPDLAGLALGFFVAIWGYLVSAVFLHLSYQRYYWLLLGLAAAALHVVTNETMRGRRIRMALDDLRGVVEPAR, via the coding sequence ATGGCCGTTTTTACAATTCTGGCTCTGGTCGCCGCCACGGCAATCCTGATCGCTCCCGAAGGGGTGGCGCTCCTGGGACTCGCCGTGCTGTACCTGAATTTCCCGGGGATCGCCGTCACGGTGCATGGGTTGCCCTCGGCGCTCGCCGGGGCTTCGGTGCTCCTCCTCGCGGGACCCCTCGCGGTCCGGCTCCTGCGCCACGAGCCGCTGGTCGTGGACCGTTCGGTCCTCCTCCTCTTCACGTTCTTCGGCGCCGTGCTCCTCTCCACCTTCGTCGTCCAGGACGTGCCCGAGGCGATCCGGTGGCTCACGACGTTTCTGCTCGAAGGACTGCTCCTCTACTTCGTGGCGGTGAACCTGTTCCGCACCCCCGACCGGCTCCGCCGCGCGCTGAACGTCCTCGTCGTGTGCGGCGCCGTGCTCGGAGGCCTGACGCTCTACCAGGAGGCCACGCGCGCGTACGACCGACAGTTCGGAGGGCTGGCCCAGCGCAATCTCGAGTTCCTCCTCCACGAGGAGAACATGGCGCGCGATCCGTTCCGGCCCGCCCAGAAGATCGCGGTCTCCAACCGGGCCGGCGGCCCGGTGGGGGAGCCGAACCGATACGCGCAGATCCTGCTCGTCCTCCTCCCGCTCGCGTTCTTTCGCGCGAGGAGCGAGGAGAGCCGGAAGGTCCGGATCGCCCTCCTCGCGGGCGCCGCGCTCATCCTGGCGGGGGTCCTCCTCACCTACTCTCGCGGCGGCTTCGTCACGGTCGTGGTCATGGCGGCGATTCTCGCCCTCACCCGCACCGTCCGGCTGCGCACGCTGGCGTGGGGAGCCGCGGCGCTGGTCCTGATCGTGCTCGTCCTGGCTCCGGGCTACGTCCTCCGGGTCGCGACGCTCCAGGAAACGCCCGGCCTCCTCGAAGGAACACGCGAATCGCAGAGCGAGGAGGTCATGCGCTCGAGGCTCACCGAGATGCTCGCGGCGTGGTCCGTGTTCGTGGACCACCCCGTGGTGGGCGTGGGTCCGGGGCAATACGCGCCGGTGTACTCCGCCGAGTACATGAGCGATCCCGACATCGCGTACAAGGTGATCGATCGACCTCGCCGGGCCCACAACCTGTACTTCGAGCTCGCGGCCGAGACCGGGATCCTCGGGATCACCACGTTCCTCGCGCTCGTCGGGTGGATCCAGGTGAAGCTGTGGCGCGCGTGGCGGCGGCTCCGGGACGAGCGCCCCGATCTGGCGGGACTCGCGCTGGGGTTCTTCGTCGCGATCTGGGGATACCTCGTGAGCGCGGTCTTCCTCCATCTCTCCTATCAGCGCTACTACTGGCTTCTCCTCGGTCTCGCGGCCGCCGCGCTCCACGTCGTCACGAACGAGACGATGCGGGGACGGCGGATCCGCATGGCGCTCGACGACCTGAGGGGCGTCGTGGAGCCGGCGCGGTGA
- a CDS encoding DegT/DnrJ/EryC1/StrS family aminotransferase — translation MSAAILTVAPPLPWNVYVRRCTTALPFPFKNGLGKLFARARQGLYEGLLLLRLPRGAKALVPAFHHGSEIEAYVQAGLDLLYYDVGPDLAPDPAELDARLDPSVRVLHVIHYLGFAQDAARWRHWCDLRGIHLVEDAAQGWLGAIDGRPLGTWGTLALFSIYKTVGVPDGGAVVLEGTLLRPTGRHHMGVRGVAVRHGAWFAARSPAVGSLWRRLRRAQAYLAEKDFRLGDPRRGATAPLSILLPRLLASPVAEARARHYRALTAELRAWVPRPFRRDPEGLSPFAFPVFVVDKERAAAGLMRHGVRAVKLWSVPHPSLRVTEFPGAARLRQGTLLLPVHQELRPEDLERIVSAAYATLGPPVPSDP, via the coding sequence GTGAGCGCGGCGATTCTCACCGTCGCCCCGCCGCTCCCCTGGAACGTGTACGTGAGGCGATGCACGACGGCGCTGCCGTTCCCATTCAAGAATGGGCTGGGGAAACTCTTCGCGCGGGCGAGGCAGGGACTCTACGAAGGACTCCTGCTCCTGCGTCTGCCGCGAGGAGCCAAAGCCCTGGTGCCGGCGTTCCACCATGGATCCGAAATCGAGGCCTACGTGCAGGCCGGTCTGGATCTCCTGTACTACGACGTCGGACCCGATCTCGCGCCCGACCCGGCCGAGCTCGATGCGCGGCTCGATCCGAGCGTCCGCGTGCTGCACGTGATCCACTACCTCGGATTCGCCCAGGACGCGGCTCGCTGGCGCCACTGGTGCGACCTGCGTGGAATCCACCTCGTGGAGGACGCGGCTCAGGGGTGGCTCGGCGCGATCGACGGACGCCCGCTGGGAACGTGGGGGACGCTCGCGCTCTTCAGCATCTACAAGACCGTGGGCGTCCCGGATGGCGGGGCCGTCGTCCTGGAGGGCACGCTCCTGCGTCCGACCGGCAGGCACCACATGGGAGTTCGCGGCGTGGCGGTACGGCACGGAGCGTGGTTCGCGGCGCGATCCCCTGCGGTCGGCTCCCTGTGGAGACGCCTCCGCCGCGCGCAGGCGTACCTGGCCGAGAAGGACTTCCGCCTGGGCGATCCTCGGCGCGGCGCGACGGCGCCTCTTTCCATCCTCCTGCCTCGCCTCCTGGCCTCACCGGTGGCCGAGGCGCGGGCACGCCACTACCGCGCGCTGACCGCGGAGCTCCGCGCGTGGGTTCCGCGTCCGTTCCGACGGGATCCAGAGGGGCTGAGTCCGTTCGCGTTTCCCGTGTTCGTCGTGGACAAGGAGCGCGCGGCAGCCGGGTTGATGCGGCACGGGGTTCGCGCCGTGAAGCTCTGGTCCGTGCCGCATCCATCGCTGCGCGTCACGGAGTTTCCCGGCGCGGCACGGTTACGCCAGGGGACGCTCCTCCTTCCCGTGCATCAGGAGCTCCGCCCCGAGGATCTCGAGCGCATCGTTTCGGCGGCCTACGCGACGCTCGGGCCGCCGGTGCCGTCAGACCCCTAG
- a CDS encoding GNAT family N-acetyltransferase: MEALPRGGPAEPAVRTLEPSGKPAGAADSVAVLKGLDAVDRLAPAWNELADAVGAAASLRPEWVQAWHRAFGRGGLEIVTVRRGGRLVGVVPMQRRNGELRSTSNYHTPSFGLLAADAAALETLATALIRTSPRRLTVAFVPEEDPSLAALQAASRQARRPTVVRVLERCPYLMLDGTWEELLATRRHQFARELKRRLRRIHSRGDFETDLQDGSEDLDRYLEEGFAIEASGWKGKKGTAIASSPNTRGFYREIARWLASRGSLRLSYLRLDGVAFAVEIAFEENGRYSLLKSGYDESYRSDAPGVLIRAAAIQGAFARGLRRYDFLGKEDAWKREWTSTVEVQVQFQSFGRTPDGVADWAAQRYLRPIARRFLKRR; this comes from the coding sequence ATGGAAGCTCTGCCAAGAGGGGGCCCGGCCGAGCCCGCGGTGCGGACCCTGGAGCCCTCCGGGAAGCCGGCTGGCGCCGCCGATTCCGTCGCCGTCCTGAAGGGTCTCGACGCTGTCGACAGGCTCGCTCCGGCGTGGAACGAGCTGGCCGACGCGGTCGGAGCGGCCGCAAGCCTTCGTCCGGAATGGGTCCAGGCGTGGCACCGGGCCTTCGGCCGGGGCGGGCTCGAGATCGTCACGGTCCGCCGTGGGGGTCGGCTCGTGGGGGTGGTCCCCATGCAGCGCCGGAACGGGGAGCTCAGGTCCACCTCCAACTACCACACCCCCTCGTTCGGCCTCCTCGCGGCCGATGCCGCCGCGCTGGAGACGCTCGCCACGGCCCTGATCCGGACGTCGCCTCGACGGCTCACCGTCGCGTTCGTGCCGGAGGAAGATCCGTCACTGGCGGCGCTGCAAGCGGCCTCGCGGCAGGCCCGGCGGCCGACCGTCGTGCGTGTTCTCGAGCGCTGCCCGTACCTCATGCTCGACGGCACCTGGGAGGAGCTGCTCGCGACCAGGCGCCATCAGTTCGCTCGCGAGCTGAAGCGCCGCCTGCGGCGGATTCATTCCCGAGGAGACTTCGAGACGGATCTCCAGGACGGCAGCGAGGACCTGGATCGGTATCTCGAGGAGGGATTCGCGATCGAGGCCAGCGGGTGGAAGGGAAAGAAAGGCACCGCGATCGCGTCCTCGCCGAACACGCGCGGCTTCTACCGGGAGATCGCGCGCTGGCTCGCTTCGCGCGGCTCGCTCCGCCTGTCCTACTTGCGGCTCGACGGGGTCGCCTTCGCCGTCGAGATCGCCTTCGAGGAGAACGGGCGGTATTCCCTCCTCAAGTCCGGGTACGACGAGTCGTACCGGTCGGACGCCCCGGGTGTGCTCATCCGGGCGGCGGCCATCCAGGGAGCGTTCGCGCGAGGACTCCGCCGATACGACTTCCTCGGCAAGGAGGACGCGTGGAAGCGCGAGTGGACCTCGACGGTCGAGGTTCAAGTTCAGTTCCAGTCCTTCGGGCGGACCCCCGATGGCGTGGCCGACTGGGCCGCCCAGCGCTACCTTCGGCCGATCGCACGTCGGTTCCTGAAGCGCCGGTGA
- a CDS encoding GNAT family N-acetyltransferase, with protein MSHHAPAGLRFETHDTFGPLLPEWEALARATRNVFATAEWASLWWESYGGSARLRLVGARSAEGKLVGIVPLVITRVGPVRVARFLGHGMSDLLGPIRASDHGVTSPSLLEAALGEIGPQWDLFLGERLPGGDAWCEAGTSELRRESNMVLPLSRWPDWDAYVTALSRKLRQQIRHDEKALAKRHRLRFRMTREASSLPADLDTVFALHRARWEGRSSFVPGETFYRRFAALALERGWLRLWILEADSRPVAARYDFEYEGAYHAYNAGRDPAWRKAGVGLVLRAHTMREAMSGGAAEYRFLRGGEDYKKRFLTEDAGLVTVARGRTWLGRWAAQAGTLLRNRPRLRRLATQLVRRRSPVEMEE; from the coding sequence ATGAGCCATCACGCCCCGGCTGGGCTGCGATTCGAGACCCACGACACGTTCGGTCCCCTCTTACCCGAATGGGAGGCGCTCGCGCGGGCGACCCGCAACGTGTTCGCCACCGCGGAGTGGGCATCCCTCTGGTGGGAGTCCTATGGAGGCTCGGCTCGCCTCCGGCTCGTGGGCGCCCGGTCGGCCGAGGGGAAGCTCGTGGGAATCGTGCCGCTCGTGATCACACGTGTCGGTCCGGTCCGCGTCGCACGATTCCTCGGGCACGGAATGAGCGATCTGCTGGGGCCGATCCGCGCGTCGGACCATGGGGTCACCTCGCCGAGCCTGCTGGAGGCTGCGCTCGGCGAGATCGGGCCGCAATGGGATCTGTTTCTCGGCGAGCGGCTGCCGGGCGGCGACGCGTGGTGCGAGGCGGGAACGTCGGAGCTCCGGCGCGAGTCGAACATGGTGCTCCCTTTGTCACGCTGGCCGGACTGGGATGCCTACGTGACGGCACTGAGCCGGAAGCTGCGCCAGCAGATCCGCCACGACGAGAAGGCCCTCGCCAAGCGACACCGGCTTCGGTTCCGGATGACGCGTGAGGCATCGAGCCTCCCTGCGGACCTCGACACCGTGTTCGCACTGCATCGGGCGCGGTGGGAAGGCAGGTCCTCGTTCGTGCCGGGCGAGACCTTCTATCGCCGGTTCGCCGCGCTCGCGCTGGAGCGCGGATGGCTTCGCCTCTGGATCCTGGAAGCGGACTCCCGGCCCGTCGCCGCCCGCTACGATTTCGAGTACGAGGGCGCCTACCACGCCTACAACGCGGGAAGAGACCCTGCATGGAGAAAGGCCGGCGTCGGGCTCGTCCTGAGAGCCCACACCATGCGGGAGGCCATGTCGGGCGGCGCGGCGGAGTACCGGTTCCTGCGCGGAGGGGAGGACTACAAGAAGCGATTCCTCACGGAGGACGCCGGGCTCGTCACGGTCGCGCGGGGACGCACCTGGCTCGGGCGCTGGGCCGCGCAGGCCGGGACCCTGCTGAGGAACCGCCCCCGCCTGAGGCGGCTCGCGACGCAGCTCGTGCGAAGGAGGTCACCCGTGGAAATGGAAGAGTGA